The Spirosoma radiotolerans genome has a window encoding:
- a CDS encoding NPCBM/NEW2 domain-containing protein yields MLHFSSWKHGQTGRLFTVCAIALAFLCTTWQLAKAQTTYYVANSGNDANNGRSDGSPFQTIAKINSLSLQPGDAILFRRGDTFRGTLLIRQSGTSGSPIVVDAYGSGNKPILAGSVPVSGWNNIGNNVWQADCPSCGSRVTGVYRNGSALPLGRYPNLSDANKGYLTIQSHSGKNQLTSQQGLSQNWSGGEAVLRPTQWILDRATITQQNGNSLSLNNSSSYDLADGWGFFIQNHPATLDQVGEWYYDPSSKKIRLFDNQNNPNSQLITVTAFNEGINLTNVSSITVRNIKITETLSTGLAVNGGSNFVFSGNDITNSGEDGITIIGSGNNVVAENNLLEDANSSGMYIGPYQNFTFRGNTLRRIGLVPGRGKSGDGTYSALQSLCTGNTLIENNVVESVGYNGIAVVTNATVRYNQVSNFCLTKSDGGGIYSWNGARSNVGDLHILSNIVYNGIGAPEGTPGGAYSGANGIFLDDCSQNVEVASNTSFGSRGMGIFLRGVSSITVNGNTSFNNTEEQLKLAYNGACALRNNVVQNNILFSKLPNQVVAAYESNANDLASYGQFDYNYYIRPFEDLFKIRAVYNPGSGLTGADNTLTTWQAMYGKDAHSSNSPVTYKSQVVSQTGASLLTNSFNSNTEGWSVWSPNGNGRADWDNSNRLDGGSLQLFFSNTQANSYLLATVNIGAVSRGKSYQLLFDGIATGNNKRIELYPRQLSGNYSDLAPRSVQLLGTSRQQYEAVFTATADESNAILVFQVTGDGQTAWVDNIRLKEATLSNLNPDDYIKLVYNATAQPQTTSLSGSYRDAKNTQYTNQITLQPYTSAVLMKEVNATPPPPVSLRDPENPGNAVTGLDYQYYEGSWNTIPDFNSLNPTKTGTVSSVDLSVRNRDEQFGIRYKGYINVPTDGTYTFYTNSDDGSKLLIGTTEVVNNDGIHGAIEKSGTIGLKAGKHALALPFLQGGGGQSFIVSYEGPGISKQTIPNSAFYRVATTTTPTNPTTPTAGNGTGLLGQYYNNANLNAPIVLTRTDATINFDWGTGSPASGVNNDNFSVRWTGQVQAPITGNYIFTTTSDDGVRLWVNGVMVINNWTVHASTNNDGNAVTLTAGQRYTIQMEYYDGGNGAVAKLLWAYPGQGQQVVPQSYLYPATPTTSSASTGVYLSDLNWVSATNGHGPVEKDRSNGESAAGDGRTITLNGVTYPKGLGVHSPSEIVYNLNGQYTHFLTDMGIDDEMADAGCGTVNFQVYVDNALVYDSGTMTPASATKSVDLNVTGKQTLKLVVTNGGDNVSCDHADWAGARLTGSGSGRLASQESTEFSPVRVYPIPARDEVSIRYIAETDGEVSLQLLSVSALPVIEAKHQVIAGENLIKLPVGELSRGYYILTLIQGNQRVSRKVILSE; encoded by the coding sequence ATGCTTCACTTCTCTAGCTGGAAACACGGCCAGACAGGTCGACTGTTTACTGTTTGCGCCATCGCCCTGGCGTTTTTATGCACAACCTGGCAGCTTGCCAAAGCCCAAACAACCTATTACGTCGCGAATTCAGGAAACGACGCCAACAACGGCCGATCGGATGGCTCTCCGTTTCAGACCATTGCCAAAATAAACAGTTTGTCCCTTCAACCGGGCGACGCCATTCTGTTTCGGCGGGGCGATACCTTCCGCGGTACCTTACTCATCCGGCAATCCGGTACATCAGGAAGTCCTATAGTGGTTGATGCCTATGGCTCGGGCAACAAACCCATTCTTGCCGGCTCAGTGCCCGTCTCGGGCTGGAACAATATCGGGAACAACGTCTGGCAGGCCGATTGCCCTTCGTGCGGAAGCCGGGTAACAGGCGTATACCGAAACGGCTCTGCACTGCCATTAGGCCGGTATCCTAACCTCAGCGATGCCAACAAAGGTTACCTGACCATCCAGTCGCACAGCGGCAAAAACCAGTTAACCAGTCAGCAGGGGTTATCTCAGAACTGGTCAGGTGGCGAAGCGGTACTACGGCCAACCCAATGGATTCTGGACCGGGCCACTATCACCCAACAGAATGGAAACTCGCTCTCGTTAAACAATTCCAGCAGCTATGACCTTGCCGATGGCTGGGGCTTTTTCATTCAGAATCACCCGGCTACGCTGGACCAGGTTGGCGAGTGGTATTATGACCCTTCCAGCAAAAAAATTCGTTTGTTCGACAATCAGAACAACCCCAATAGTCAGCTCATTACCGTAACGGCTTTCAATGAAGGCATAAACCTAACCAATGTATCGTCCATTACCGTTCGGAATATCAAGATCACAGAAACGCTGAGTACGGGTCTGGCCGTTAACGGCGGCTCGAACTTTGTCTTTTCGGGCAACGACATTACGAACTCGGGCGAAGACGGGATAACCATTATTGGCTCCGGCAACAATGTAGTAGCCGAAAACAACCTGCTCGAAGACGCCAACAGTAGCGGAATGTATATTGGACCCTATCAAAATTTTACCTTTCGGGGCAATACACTCCGGCGCATTGGGCTGGTGCCCGGCCGGGGCAAAAGTGGCGATGGCACCTATTCGGCCCTGCAGTCACTATGCACGGGCAATACGCTGATCGAAAATAACGTAGTCGAGAGTGTGGGGTACAACGGCATTGCGGTGGTTACAAACGCGACGGTACGGTACAACCAGGTATCGAACTTCTGTTTGACTAAAAGCGATGGGGGCGGCATTTACTCCTGGAATGGTGCGCGTAGCAATGTAGGCGATCTGCATATCCTATCGAACATTGTTTACAACGGCATTGGTGCGCCGGAAGGAACACCGGGGGGCGCTTATTCGGGTGCGAACGGGATTTTCCTGGACGACTGCTCGCAGAATGTAGAAGTTGCCAGTAACACCTCATTCGGGTCGCGGGGCATGGGAATTTTCTTGCGGGGCGTATCCAGCATCACCGTGAATGGAAACACCAGTTTCAACAACACAGAAGAACAGCTCAAGCTCGCCTATAACGGTGCCTGTGCCTTGCGAAACAATGTTGTTCAGAACAATATATTGTTTAGCAAGCTACCCAACCAGGTTGTAGCCGCTTACGAATCGAATGCCAATGATCTGGCGAGTTATGGTCAGTTTGATTACAACTATTACATTCGTCCGTTTGAAGACCTATTTAAAATCCGAGCGGTTTATAATCCCGGTTCGGGACTAACGGGCGCGGACAATACCCTCACGACCTGGCAGGCCATGTATGGAAAAGATGCACACTCATCCAACAGCCCTGTAACCTACAAGAGTCAGGTTGTTAGTCAGACAGGGGCCAGCCTGCTTACCAATTCGTTTAACAGCAACACCGAAGGCTGGAGCGTATGGTCGCCCAATGGCAACGGCCGGGCCGACTGGGACAACTCGAACCGGCTCGACGGTGGGTCACTTCAATTGTTCTTTTCTAATACTCAGGCTAATTCCTACCTGCTCGCTACGGTCAATATTGGCGCCGTTTCGCGTGGCAAATCGTATCAGTTGCTGTTCGATGGGATAGCCACCGGAAACAATAAGCGGATTGAACTTTACCCCCGCCAGCTGTCTGGTAATTACAGCGATCTGGCTCCGCGTAGCGTTCAGTTGCTCGGTACGTCGAGACAGCAGTATGAAGCCGTTTTTACCGCTACAGCGGATGAATCGAACGCCATTCTGGTATTTCAGGTGACCGGTGATGGGCAAACAGCCTGGGTCGACAATATCCGGCTGAAAGAGGCTACCCTCTCAAACCTCAACCCCGACGACTACATTAAACTCGTTTATAACGCAACGGCTCAGCCCCAGACAACATCGCTCAGTGGCTCTTACCGGGATGCCAAAAACACGCAGTATACCAACCAGATCACGCTGCAACCCTATACATCGGCGGTGTTGATGAAAGAGGTCAATGCAACGCCCCCTCCGCCTGTTTCCCTGCGCGACCCTGAAAATCCAGGCAATGCCGTCACGGGTCTTGATTATCAGTATTATGAAGGTTCCTGGAACACAATACCTGATTTTAACTCCCTCAATCCCACTAAAACAGGAACCGTTTCCAGTGTCGATTTATCCGTTCGCAACCGGGATGAGCAGTTTGGCATTCGGTATAAAGGATACATCAATGTACCCACAGACGGAACCTATACGTTCTATACAAACTCCGATGACGGCAGTAAACTTCTGATCGGTACTACCGAAGTCGTTAATAATGACGGTATTCACGGAGCCATTGAAAAGTCGGGCACCATCGGATTGAAAGCAGGCAAGCATGCGCTAGCGTTGCCATTCCTTCAGGGAGGTGGCGGCCAAAGTTTTATTGTTAGTTACGAAGGCCCCGGCATCAGTAAACAGACCATTCCAAACTCCGCCTTTTATCGGGTAGCCACAACAACGACGCCGACTAACCCAACAACGCCCACCGCCGGCAATGGCACCGGCCTGCTGGGCCAGTACTACAATAATGCGAATCTCAACGCGCCCATCGTACTTACCCGCACGGACGCAACCATCAACTTCGATTGGGGAACAGGTTCACCCGCATCCGGCGTCAACAACGATAATTTTTCCGTTCGCTGGACCGGGCAAGTGCAGGCACCCATTACCGGCAATTACATATTCACCACAACATCTGACGATGGGGTTCGGCTGTGGGTAAACGGTGTGATGGTGATCAACAACTGGACAGTGCACGCGTCAACGAACAACGATGGCAATGCGGTGACCCTTACGGCAGGACAACGCTATACGATCCAGATGGAGTATTATGATGGCGGTAACGGTGCCGTTGCCAAGTTGCTGTGGGCTTACCCTGGACAGGGTCAGCAAGTAGTTCCTCAAAGCTACCTGTATCCGGCTACACCAACGACATCATCAGCGAGTACTGGGGTTTACTTATCGGATCTGAACTGGGTGAGTGCCACAAATGGTCACGGACCCGTGGAGAAAGACCGTAGCAACGGTGAATCAGCCGCGGGCGATGGCCGGACAATCACACTGAACGGGGTAACGTATCCCAAAGGACTAGGTGTACATTCTCCGTCCGAAATCGTCTATAACCTGAATGGCCAGTATACTCATTTTCTGACGGATATGGGCATAGATGACGAAATGGCCGATGCAGGTTGCGGAACAGTGAATTTTCAGGTCTACGTTGATAATGCGCTGGTTTACGACAGCGGCACTATGACACCCGCTTCGGCAACCAAGTCCGTTGACCTGAACGTAACGGGCAAACAGACCTTAAAGCTGGTGGTTACCAATGGGGGCGACAATGTAAGCTGCGACCATGCCGACTGGGCTGGAGCGCGATTGACAGGCAGCGGTAGCGGACGACTGGCCAGCCAGGAATCAACCGAGTTCTCGCCGGTACGCGTATACCCCATCCCCGCCCGCGACGAAGTCAGTATCCGTTACATTGCCGAGACCGATGGCGAAGTAAGTCTGCAATTATTATCAGTATCAGCGCTGCCGGTGATTGAAGCCAAACATCAGGTGATAGCAGGCGAAAACCTAATCAAATTACCCGTCGGGGAGCTTAGCCGTGGTTATTACATACTCACGCTCATTCAGGGTAATCAGCGAGTTAGCCGAAAAGTGATTTTATCCGAATAA
- a CDS encoding amidohydrolase, with translation MKYLSNTLLFLFIVPSILFAQGNKFKKVDGRTSDKVEKLKQEAIAAIDQRKDQAQQINDMLFSFSELGFQEVESFNYLTNLLEKEGFTIQKGIAGMPTAWIATWGSGKPVIAIGSDVDCIPKASQKPGVAYKDPIVEGAPGHGEGHNSGQALNIVAALSVKQLMEKNKLSGTLMLWPGVAEELLGAKAFYVRDGYFKDVDACIFTHVADNLSVNYGDAGYNGMISVKFSFEGQAAHAAGAPWRGRSALDAVELMNIGWNFRREHLELTQRSHYVVSDGGDQPNVVPSKASVWYYFRERSYPKIKALFEKGIKVAEGAALMTDTKFTYEILGSAWPGHFNKPIASAMYDNIKRIGLPTWSSDDQLLAKATQKELQSPKREGLAIKLDTIGTPVPTAPTVMMGGQSMVPLTGGSDDISDISWAVPTVVLLYPSNIPGLPGHHWSDAISMATPIAHKGIVAGAKVEAMTLLDMLLKPEVLQQAKAYYTDEQTKDTKYTPLISAKEIPAIYLNQKIMTEFKPKLEKFYYDPTKYKTYLEQLGIKYPTLRDDQRADLEKKPESKGK, from the coding sequence ATGAAATACCTTTCCAATACACTGCTTTTTTTGTTCATTGTTCCGTCCATTCTATTCGCGCAGGGGAATAAGTTTAAAAAGGTCGACGGTCGGACAAGTGATAAGGTAGAGAAGCTGAAACAGGAAGCGATTGCGGCAATTGATCAGCGTAAAGATCAGGCACAGCAAATTAATGACATGCTATTCAGCTTTTCTGAACTCGGCTTTCAGGAAGTAGAATCCTTCAATTACCTAACCAACCTCCTTGAGAAAGAAGGCTTTACCATTCAAAAAGGTATTGCTGGAATGCCTACTGCCTGGATTGCGACCTGGGGTTCTGGTAAACCTGTCATTGCCATCGGCTCCGATGTTGACTGCATTCCGAAAGCCAGTCAGAAACCCGGTGTAGCCTATAAAGATCCGATTGTGGAAGGGGCGCCCGGTCATGGCGAAGGGCACAACTCAGGGCAGGCCCTGAATATAGTAGCCGCTTTGAGCGTGAAGCAATTGATGGAGAAAAACAAACTGTCGGGTACGCTAATGTTATGGCCCGGCGTAGCCGAGGAGTTACTGGGTGCCAAAGCGTTCTACGTCCGCGACGGGTATTTCAAGGATGTCGATGCGTGTATTTTCACTCACGTTGCCGACAACCTCAGCGTCAATTATGGCGATGCAGGCTATAACGGCATGATTTCGGTCAAATTTTCATTCGAGGGGCAGGCGGCTCACGCAGCGGGGGCTCCCTGGCGCGGTCGAAGTGCGCTGGATGCCGTCGAATTGATGAACATCGGCTGGAACTTCCGGCGCGAACACCTGGAGTTGACTCAACGCTCGCATTATGTCGTGTCTGACGGTGGCGATCAGCCCAATGTTGTCCCTTCCAAAGCTTCGGTCTGGTATTATTTTCGGGAACGCTCTTACCCTAAAATCAAAGCCCTGTTCGAGAAAGGCATCAAAGTGGCGGAAGGCGCTGCGCTGATGACCGATACAAAATTCACCTATGAAATTCTGGGGTCGGCCTGGCCAGGGCATTTTAACAAACCGATAGCCTCGGCAATGTATGATAACATCAAACGGATTGGGCTACCAACCTGGTCATCAGATGATCAACTACTGGCAAAAGCAACCCAGAAAGAATTACAATCGCCCAAACGGGAAGGACTAGCCATTAAGCTGGATACCATAGGCACCCCGGTTCCTACAGCGCCAACGGTTATGATGGGCGGCCAGTCGATGGTTCCGCTCACGGGTGGCTCGGATGACATTTCGGATATTTCATGGGCCGTACCAACGGTGGTGCTTTTGTACCCATCGAATATTCCGGGCTTGCCGGGGCATCACTGGTCCGATGCAATCTCGATGGCGACGCCCATTGCCCACAAAGGTATTGTGGCCGGTGCTAAAGTAGAAGCCATGACGTTGCTGGATATGTTGCTGAAACCCGAGGTTCTCCAGCAGGCCAAGGCATATTATACCGACGAACAAACCAAAGATACCAAGTACACGCCCCTGATCTCGGCCAAAGAGATTCCCGCTATCTATCTGAATCAGAAGATCATGACCGAGTTTAAACCGAAGCTGGAGAAGTTCTACTACGATCCAACCAAGTATAAAACTTATCTGGAGCAACTCGGTATCAAATACCCAACCCTCCGCGACGATCAGCGGGCCGACCTGGAGAAGAAACCAGAAAGCAAGGGAAAATAA
- a CDS encoding serine hydrolase domain-containing protein: MKPIFPALLLLASSALAQQPIPGRTVPHITTYQPPVFADTDRLKKLEAAFPVVEKLYKDVAEKRRMPGLAFGIVVDGKLVYSGGFGYTNLAAKTPATPKSLFRIASMTKSLTAMAILKLRDEGKLRLDDPAELYIPELKSHKYLTADAPLITVRNLMTHSAGFPEDNPWGDRQLADSDADLLNLIKGGLSNANVPSVAYEYSNLGFAMLGHIITVVSKKPYQQYITDTILKPLGMNDTQWEYSRVPADKLALGYRWQDNGQGVGQWLAEPLLHDGSYGAMGGLITSIDDFSKYVALHEAAWPPSNAIDNGSPIKRSSVREMQQPWTFSGLSTQAKNSAGQLCPVTSGYGYGLGWSKNCTGQVGVGHSGGLPGFGSQWRILPDYGIGVIAYGNLTYAGLGSVNSAVLDTLVAIGKLQPRQLPVSSILAQRKADLLKLLPDWTNAEQSGIFAENFFPDKSVAIRRKTVQDLYVKAGAIKHVGDLIPENQLRGHFLLEGDKANIDVFYTLTPENPALIQQLDFREVPK, from the coding sequence ATGAAACCAATTTTTCCAGCTCTGCTCCTTCTGGCCTCATCGGCATTGGCTCAACAACCGATTCCAGGCCGTACGGTACCTCATATAACTACCTATCAACCACCGGTCTTTGCCGACACTGACCGATTAAAAAAACTGGAAGCGGCCTTCCCGGTTGTTGAAAAATTGTACAAAGACGTCGCAGAAAAACGGCGTATGCCTGGCCTCGCCTTTGGGATTGTGGTCGATGGCAAGCTGGTTTATTCCGGCGGTTTCGGCTACACAAACCTAGCGGCTAAAACGCCAGCCACGCCCAAATCGCTGTTTCGGATCGCGTCGATGACCAAGAGCCTGACCGCAATGGCCATTCTTAAGCTCCGCGATGAAGGAAAACTCCGTCTCGACGATCCCGCAGAATTATATATTCCTGAACTAAAATCGCATAAATACCTTACGGCTGACGCGCCCCTGATTACGGTTCGAAACCTGATGACGCACTCGGCCGGTTTTCCCGAAGATAACCCCTGGGGCGACCGGCAACTCGCCGACTCTGACGCTGATTTACTCAACCTCATCAAAGGCGGCCTCTCAAATGCCAACGTGCCCAGCGTGGCCTACGAATACAGCAATCTTGGTTTTGCCATGCTTGGGCATATCATTACCGTTGTCTCGAAGAAGCCGTATCAGCAATACATCACCGATACTATTCTGAAACCACTCGGCATGAACGACACGCAGTGGGAATACAGCCGCGTTCCGGCCGACAAGCTGGCGTTGGGTTACCGCTGGCAGGATAACGGTCAGGGGGTCGGGCAATGGCTCGCAGAGCCCCTTCTGCATGATGGATCATACGGCGCAATGGGTGGACTCATCACGTCCATTGACGATTTCAGTAAGTATGTGGCCCTGCATGAAGCCGCCTGGCCGCCCAGCAATGCGATAGACAACGGATCACCCATAAAGCGGAGTTCGGTGCGCGAGATGCAGCAACCCTGGACATTCTCGGGTCTGTCGACGCAGGCCAAAAATTCAGCCGGGCAGCTCTGTCCGGTCACCAGTGGCTATGGTTACGGGCTGGGCTGGAGTAAAAACTGCACGGGCCAGGTGGGCGTTGGGCACAGTGGCGGTTTACCCGGTTTTGGAAGCCAGTGGCGCATTTTGCCTGACTATGGCATTGGTGTCATCGCTTATGGCAACCTGACTTACGCCGGCTTAGGGTCCGTTAACTCGGCGGTACTCGATACGCTGGTAGCTATTGGCAAACTTCAACCCCGCCAACTCCCCGTATCCAGCATACTGGCCCAGCGAAAAGCGGACTTACTTAAGCTGCTCCCCGATTGGACGAATGCCGAACAAAGCGGCATTTTCGCGGAGAACTTCTTTCCTGATAAGTCGGTGGCCATACGCCGGAAAACGGTGCAGGACCTATACGTTAAAGCAGGGGCCATCAAGCACGTTGGCGACCTAATTCCCGAAAATCAGCTACGAGGCCATTTCTTGCTGGAAGGAGACAAAGCCAATATCGATGTCTTTTATACCCTGACACCCGAAAACCCCGCGCTGATTCAGCAACTTGATTTCCGGGAGGTGCCCAAATAA
- a CDS encoding GNAT family N-acetyltransferase, protein MNITHLNPISTATEQDIPALVSLVNSAYRGDSSRKGWTTEADLLGGVRTSEESLREMFQNPNALILKYEDADHLLGCVYLEAKGNDLYLGMLTVSPDAQANGIGKQLLTAAEQLAVERKCRAITMTVITVRHELIAWYERRGYQPTGNKQPFPDDPRFGIKKQPLEFMVMEKIL, encoded by the coding sequence GTGAACATAACTCACCTAAACCCAATATCGACCGCTACTGAACAGGACATACCGGCCCTGGTCAGTTTAGTAAATAGTGCCTACCGGGGCGACAGTTCGCGCAAAGGGTGGACGACCGAAGCGGATTTGCTGGGTGGTGTCCGAACCAGCGAAGAATCGCTACGGGAGATGTTTCAGAACCCCAATGCCCTGATTCTCAAATATGAAGATGCGGACCATCTGCTAGGTTGTGTTTATCTGGAGGCCAAAGGGAACGACCTTTATCTGGGCATGTTGACCGTTTCGCCTGATGCGCAAGCCAATGGCATTGGCAAACAATTACTGACAGCAGCTGAACAGCTCGCCGTTGAGAGAAAATGCCGGGCAATTACCATGACCGTCATTACGGTACGGCACGAGTTGATTGCCTGGTACGAACGACGCGGCTACCAGCCGACCGGCAACAAACAACCCTTCCCGGATGATCCGCGGTTTGGCATCAAAAAGCAGCCATTGGAGTTTATGGTCATGGAAAAAATTCTATGA
- a CDS encoding response regulator — protein MSASKRVLIAEDSSVIQNLARKILEFQNYDITAVKNGEQVLQILEKEDFSILLLDINMPLMDGMECVRRVRALPEKEKASVPIVAITGNAKNYTEEEFKTAGFNDVLVKPLNFDRLVEVVNQLTDK, from the coding sequence ATGTCAGCTTCCAAACGCGTCCTGATTGCCGAAGATAGCTCTGTTATCCAGAATCTGGCCCGCAAAATTCTTGAGTTTCAGAATTACGACATCACCGCCGTAAAAAACGGAGAACAAGTGCTGCAAATTCTGGAAAAAGAAGATTTCAGTATTCTCCTCCTGGATATCAACATGCCACTTATGGATGGTATGGAATGCGTTCGGCGGGTTAGGGCGCTACCCGAAAAAGAAAAAGCCAGTGTCCCCATCGTGGCCATCACCGGCAATGCTAAAAATTACACCGAAGAAGAATTCAAAACCGCTGGATTTAACGACGTACTGGTAAAACCCCTCAACTTCGACCGCCTGGTGGAAGTCGTTAATCAACTGACGGATAAATAA
- a CDS encoding MBL fold metallo-hydrolase codes for MLITLLGTGTSSGVPLIGCTCEVCRSVDFRDKRLRTSVHLAIDGRSFVIDTGPDFRQQVLRLNLQQLDAVLFTHEHKDHTAGLDEIRAYNFRSGKDIPVYGRPTVLAQLQREFAYVFAEKKYPGTPSVQLNDLANEPFDVLGVRFTPIEVMHHKLPVYGFRVGDFTYLTDLNYISDEELTKVYGTKVLVLDALQRLPHISHFTLDQAVALANRVGADRTYFVHISHKLGLHREVEEELPPHIRLGYDGLQITL; via the coding sequence ATGCTGATCACGCTGCTCGGTACGGGAACATCGTCGGGAGTACCGCTCATTGGCTGTACTTGCGAAGTATGCCGTTCGGTTGACTTTCGGGACAAACGGCTCCGGACGTCCGTTCACCTGGCGATCGACGGACGTAGTTTTGTCATCGACACCGGCCCCGATTTCCGCCAGCAAGTCCTTCGGCTCAATTTACAGCAGCTCGACGCGGTTCTGTTTACACACGAACACAAAGACCATACGGCCGGGCTGGACGAAATCAGGGCGTATAATTTTCGGTCCGGCAAAGATATTCCCGTTTATGGCCGCCCAACGGTACTGGCGCAGCTGCAACGCGAGTTTGCGTATGTATTCGCCGAAAAAAAATATCCTGGTACGCCCAGCGTTCAGCTAAACGATCTGGCCAACGAGCCTTTCGATGTCCTGGGCGTTCGGTTCACTCCCATTGAAGTGATGCACCATAAACTCCCCGTTTATGGCTTCCGTGTGGGCGATTTCACGTACCTCACCGATCTGAATTACATTTCTGACGAAGAATTAACCAAGGTTTACGGCACCAAAGTGCTGGTACTGGATGCACTGCAGCGCCTACCGCACATTTCTCATTTCACCCTGGATCAGGCCGTTGCTCTTGCCAACCGCGTTGGTGCCGACCGCACCTATTTTGTTCATATCAGCCATAAGCTGGGCCTGCATCGGGAAGTCGAGGAGGAACTGCCTCCTCATATTCGGCTGGGCTACGATGGGTTACAGATTACGCTCTAG
- a CDS encoding oxygenase MpaB family protein, producing the protein MPTLIKPSRSFTDTLLDQYRQQGDPVADAVIAAVVEADAAPGLRALMHWLADTSDFSLTTQHPAVQAFFAEYARMPDWADTDRMKRGMSFFRKHAQQIGLTLGFFSLPFSYLGANGAQVLWLTERIKNDTTRRLQETGEWVFAVNNPKEWVSKQAISRTQKIRLIHAGARWFSLHSKRWDMAWGYPVNQEDMAGTNLAFSYIVLLGLRKLNVSMTEQEEEDYLHHVNVVGYFNGVSEELMPRNLREAYNLGNAIARRQFAPSEAGVGLTRSLLNAVAAGIGAAQASPAAGQASVGKPMAAGSETIRNLAAGEMRFFLGDQYADWLGIPNAPVEKRLAGLLNRLPIFPNRF; encoded by the coding sequence ATGCCGACGCTCATAAAGCCTTCCCGTTCCTTTACAGACACGTTACTGGATCAGTACCGGCAGCAGGGCGATCCTGTTGCTGACGCAGTCATTGCCGCCGTTGTTGAGGCCGATGCAGCCCCTGGCTTACGAGCACTGATGCACTGGCTGGCCGACACAAGTGATTTCTCGCTGACGACGCAGCATCCTGCCGTACAGGCTTTTTTTGCGGAGTATGCTCGTATGCCCGACTGGGCGGATACGGACCGGATGAAGCGGGGTATGTCCTTTTTCAGGAAACACGCCCAACAGATTGGGCTGACGCTGGGTTTCTTTTCCCTACCTTTTTCCTACCTCGGAGCCAACGGAGCGCAGGTTTTGTGGCTGACCGAACGAATTAAAAACGACACCACACGCCGATTGCAGGAAACCGGCGAATGGGTGTTTGCGGTCAACAATCCCAAGGAATGGGTATCTAAACAGGCCATAAGCCGGACACAGAAAATCCGACTGATTCACGCAGGAGCCCGCTGGTTTTCCCTGCACTCAAAACGCTGGGATATGGCCTGGGGCTATCCGGTCAATCAGGAAGATATGGCCGGTACCAACCTGGCGTTTTCGTATATTGTGCTGCTAGGCTTACGAAAACTGAACGTTTCCATGACCGAGCAGGAAGAAGAAGACTATCTGCATCATGTTAATGTGGTCGGCTATTTTAATGGCGTTTCTGAAGAACTCATGCCCCGGAACCTGCGCGAAGCCTATAACCTGGGCAATGCAATTGCCCGGCGGCAGTTTGCGCCCTCCGAAGCAGGTGTGGGTCTGACCCGCTCGTTATTGAACGCCGTAGCGGCTGGGATCGGAGCGGCTCAAGCGTCGCCCGCAGCAGGCCAAGCGAGCGTCGGTAAGCCAATGGCAGCAGGCTCCGAAACCATTCGGAACCTGGCAGCGGGTGAAATGCGTTTCTTCCTGGGCGACCAGTACGCCGATTGGCTTGGTATTCCCAACGCGCCAGTCGAAAAGCGGTTAGCCGGATTACTAAACCGCCTGCCCATTTTTCCGAACAGGTTTTAA